Within the Gammaproteobacteria bacterium genome, the region CGATTGCGCGCCTGCCGACATCCTTTCCCTACGTGCCGGGCCTGCTCTCCTTCCGTGAGGTTCCCGCAGTACTGAAGGCGCTTGAACAGTTATCTACGCTGCCCGATCTTTTACTGTGCGACGGCCAGGGCATCGCCCATCCGCGCCGCTGCGGCATCGCCAGCCATCTTGGCGTGCTGACCGGCATTCCGTCCATCGGCGTGGCGAAGGCGCGCTTGATCGAAATACATGCGCCCGTGCCGGATGAGCGCGGTGCGTGGGTGCCATTATTGGATAAAGGCGAGGTCATAGGCGCAGTGTTGCGTACCCGCGTCCATGTCAAACCCGTTTACGTGTCCATCGGTCACTTCGTGAGTCTGGAAACAGCCATTGTTCATGTAATGCGTTGCACCACCAAATACCGGCTGCCCGAGACCACGCGCTGGGCGCACCGGCTCGCCTCTGGGTAGACGTTGCGTCAATCGCGCCCGAACCGCAAGACTTTCCGTGCCGTGTCGCTTACGCGGCTCACGGCTTGGGCGAGGTCCATGCTGAGTATCACGCCGGTATCCTTGTCGCTATAGGTGATGCCCAGATCAAAACTGTTGCGGTAGTGCACCATCAGGCCATAGCGCAAATCCTTGGTGGCGGCGCGGTCGGCATAACTTGCGAGCACCGACCATCCCAGTGCGTTCTTCATGTCGCCCGACTCTCCCCAGCGCCAGCGGTTGTAGCCAAACATTTCAATATACACAACGGGCTTGAACTGCTGGCCATCGGGCGCGGCTCCCACGTATTCCATGCCGACATTCGGGTGCAATACGATCCATTGCGATGTGGGCGGCGGGAGGAAACCGAGCTTGTTGCCGTGCGCGTCTTCCGGGCGCGGGTCGTGTTTCTTCAGCCACACGCCGTTCAACGCCAGTTCCCAGGGGTACTGGAACAAGGCTTCATCGAAGTAGGCACCCCATTGGCGGTCACGGCGCCGGGCATCGGCATAGTGGGCGTCGATGATAGGCCGTGAATAGTAAGTAAGGCTCCTTTCCACCAGTCGGACGTAGCGCAGGATATCCTGGGCGGCTGTGTACACCTGCTGGCAGTCAGGTCCTGGCGGAAGCGCCGGGCAGGCTGTGTCGATGAAGCCTGCAAAGAGTGTGATGTCGATACGCAGGGTCACGTCCACGGGTTTGCTTAAGCTGCCCGTGTTGCGGTCGTATTGCCAGTAAGCAGGCCGCTGCAATCCTTCGTCACTACGCCCGCTTGCTACCGCTGATCGTGCCTCTCTGAGCGCGGACTCAAGACGCTGCAACCGTTCACGCACGCCGAGCCTGTCTTCCCCGCTGACGGCAGCGCGTTGCGTAGCAATGGGCTGAGTTACCTGTTCCAGCGCCCGCACTGTGGCTTGCCGCCGCTCCTCGTCGCTCACTCCGGGTGCTTGGTGTGAGCTTGCGGTAGAAAGTGTCGCAGTGACAGCGCGGGTGAGGGCATTGTCGTCCAGGTCACCGCCCAGGCATCCATTTTGTTCAAGGGCGTTGAGCCGGTTACGAGATGCAACGGTGTCGACGATGGGGGACGTGTCGAAACGCGCGCATTCCGGGGTCACCGCCAGGGCGGCGGGCGTGGTCAGAATGAAGGTAGCAAAAGCAAAAGCAAAATAGCGAATGAGCCGCAGCGTCATAGTCATCCTAATCATCCTTGTTCAACAGATCCTGGAAGCTGCGGAAGGTCTTGATGGTTTCTCGCCAGCCGCTCTGCTCACTGGGCCAAATCTTTTTCAGTTTCGCAATCCAGCCCTGGAACTCGCCGATGGGGGTGCTGGCTTCGTATTGAGCGCTGGCCGCAGTGGCGGTGGCGTCATCAATAATGTTCTGCCAGGTCAGGGCGCGAAACAGGGGAATGTGAACCTTGGGGTTCTTGAGATAATGCTGGAGGTCGTGAACATTCTTGTTCTCGATGGCGTTGATCAACAGGCTCTGATAGCGATTGTCGCGGCGTGTCTCAACATTTGGCCAGTCGT harbors:
- the nfi gene encoding deoxyribonuclease V (cleaves DNA at apurinic or apyrimidinic sites), encoding MQFEPRHPWDVTSEQAVAIQQQLRKEVITEDRLGEVRHVAGVDVGFEQNNAITRAAVAVLGLPDLQLLDSAIARLPTSFPYVPGLLSFREVPAVLKALEQLSTLPDLLLCDGQGIAHPRRCGIASHLGVLTGIPSIGVAKARLIEIHAPVPDERGAWVPLLDKGEVIGAVLRTRVHVKPVYVSIGHFVSLETAIVHVMRCTTKYRLPETTRWAHRLASG